Proteins co-encoded in one Nonlabens agnitus genomic window:
- a CDS encoding glycosyltransferase family 4 protein: MAKKLLIIQTSLPSYRLALIDVIRNHLGARLEVFCGGRFFDPSIKRDEKFKPDIFLKNRFFLNNKILWQSGLLKHVLRDDIMVLTINPRVLSNWVALIIRKAVRKKTFLWGHAWSKGGKNTTSEVLRHAMRSLGNEIIVYTNTQKRELKLKMGKKNIHVAPNAIYHKSEMTSAHDHNPRDIIFVSRMATNKKPLLLIKAFEKSISHIPRDSRLLLIGDGPEVSNLKTYIANSNLNDRVILLGEITNVEKLAQYYFSSLVSVSPGRVGLGLTQSLGFGVPMIIAKNEKHGPEIEAANEGYNSYYFNENDSNDLSQKINKVFQICDDILLRRNAICENCKEQYSVEAMAQTFINLV; this comes from the coding sequence ATGGCTAAAAAGCTACTTATAATACAAACCTCTTTACCCTCATATAGATTAGCTTTAATAGATGTGATACGAAATCATCTAGGGGCCCGGCTTGAAGTTTTTTGTGGAGGCAGATTTTTTGATCCTTCCATAAAAAGAGATGAAAAATTCAAACCAGACATATTTCTCAAAAACCGATTTTTTTTAAATAACAAAATTTTATGGCAGTCCGGACTCTTAAAGCATGTGCTGCGAGATGATATAATGGTATTGACCATTAACCCTAGAGTTCTTTCTAATTGGGTGGCTTTGATTATAAGAAAGGCTGTTAGGAAGAAAACTTTTTTATGGGGACACGCTTGGTCTAAAGGTGGTAAAAATACAACTAGTGAAGTTTTAAGGCACGCCATGCGCTCATTGGGGAATGAGATTATCGTATATACAAATACACAAAAAAGGGAATTGAAACTGAAAATGGGCAAAAAGAATATCCATGTTGCTCCCAATGCAATATATCATAAGTCAGAAATGACGAGCGCTCATGACCATAACCCTAGAGATATAATATTTGTAAGCCGCATGGCTACGAATAAAAAGCCCCTATTACTAATCAAAGCTTTTGAAAAAAGTATATCCCATATACCAAGAGATTCACGATTACTTTTAATAGGCGACGGTCCTGAAGTCTCAAATTTGAAGACTTATATCGCTAATTCAAATCTTAATGACCGTGTAATTCTGTTAGGTGAAATTACAAATGTTGAAAAACTTGCACAATATTATTTCAGCTCTTTGGTTAGCGTTTCACCCGGCAGGGTAGGTTTAGGACTAACACAAAGCTTGGGTTTTGGAGTTCCTATGATAATCGCAAAAAATGAAAAGCATGGTCCAGAGATTGAAGCTGCTAATGAAGGTTATAACAGTTACTATTTTAACGAAAATGATTCAAACGATCTTTCTCAAAAAATAAATAAAGTCTTTCAAATTTGTGATGATATTTTATTAAGGCGCAACGCTATTTGCGAAAATTGTAAAGAGCAATACTCAGTAGAAGCAATGGCTCAAACATTTATTAATTTGGTTTAA